GTTTGGACACGATAAGTGATCAGCGGAAAGCATGTTCTATATTAGAAACCAATACAAATAGGGCAAAGCAATCAGAATAAAATGACACAGATGCCTAACTTTACCTGAAGACaataatgaaatgatatttGCAGAATCATGAGCCACTGCTAGAACAATCTCTTTTGCAGGCAATTCCATAATAAAACATGCAGACTGGTCAACGGACATCTGTGTTACAACTGCTTCAAGAACAGGAGATACAGCTCCGCTGCCAATCTCAAACTCAAACTCTTCAGACCCTTCAAGATGTTCCATAATGCATTCCCTTTCCGTGGCTAAATATATCTTGTAAGTCACACACACCAAAGAACCACTAGATGGAGTCGTTCCAGATGATAATTCTTCTTCAAGTGTGTTATTCTGTACATTAGAGTAGCTAGGACACACGAAGTTTCCTGCTACTGTTGCACTGCCCCACTGATATTTGGGCAAAGTTTGACATAATGTGAACTCCTTAACAAGCTGTTGAGGAtaaataagaatatcaaatcCCTTTGCAGATGATGTGATCTCTTCCGCAGACATATCAACTTTATCAAGAAATCTATCCAACCATGAGAGAACTTTTAAGGCAGTACTATGCATTGCATCAATCTGTTTCTTATAAGATTCCTTTGGTGAACACAGCAGAATTAATTCCTGGCACTTGGAGTATATCTTCACTGTACATCTGTAGACTAGATTACACCCTTCTTGTGCTACAGCAGTAGCTGCAAGACCCCCTTCATTAGTTTCGTTTTCACCTGATGATGTATCCCTCAATCTTTTACGTCCAGGTAAATCTGGCAGAGGTTCAATGGAATCGCTTGAAAATACAGGTTCAGACAATCGATGCTGGCGGCAAAATGTACAGAGAATATCTCTTGGAAAAGAACCCCTCCAATTGCTCCTTGTTGTGAAAGCTGTGGGAAGTTCTGCAGCAAGTATTGCTTCTCTAGACAACTTGTAAATTCCACTGGGTATCTTGTTGGCAAGTATTCTtgataggaaaaaaaaaaagagaagagaaaatgagCCCCACTTTCTGTgcattaaaaaagaagaaagaaataattatgCAAAATCAACAATAGAAACTGCGCATCACGGATAAATAAAGAAGCCAAAAGGCaaacacaaaaataagaaagaacagAAATTCCTGAAGTACAACATTGTGACTTCAGGTGAGTGTTGGGCACCCTAAACTCATCATGCAAATCCACTGTCTCCATTATTTGACTCACCACACCCAGATGAAAGGAAGGAAACTTACTACAACGGCCATCACAATTCAAACATATTCTACATGTCAATCTGGTCTAGAATAAGCCAGACAATGTTTTGATTCAACCAGACTTTGCTGcctaaaatctcaaaaatgatgCCACGGACATACCTGTAATATGCACGCAAggataaatcttcataaaaaagATCAGTAGATTTCCAAGTGTATCCTACAGACGCCAAAATTGCATCACCACATATTTCTTGACCAGATAGGTAAGTCGCGATGGTATTCACATATCCTTTAAATGAACTAGCTTGTTTCATATATAGCTCTGATGATGAACCAATTGTTGTGGACTCTGGAGCACAGAAGTACAACCTCGTTTCTGAGGAAGCTTTGCCAATAGTCCTGTAACAGTAAAAAAGGGTTCATCGTGAAAGATATAGCAAATGCTTGAGTCAAATggaaaaaattgtttatttaatCAAGCCTTTTCTTACATAACCGCAAAGCTACCTTACAGCTCACATTGACCCAACCATCAAAAAAATTCCAATCCCCCATATATAACCACTTTATGGGGATGTTCTCGGTTTTGGTCATACAAGATTGTTGTCTAGCTTAACTACATAAATTCCAAGATGCATAGAGTATATATCATAGCAGTATTGGAAGAAGAAACCATACAATCTGTTAGAGAACTCTAGATAGAAGCATAGTCCGATACAGGTTTTAAAATGATCAGTTCAACCTTCATGGTTTTAGACAGGACTCGTTATACTTTTGAAATTTTGGGTTCAGATTTAATACTGGTTGAACAGTTAATGATTTTCACATGTATATTTGAACTCTGTCAAAAataatgggttcatttggaccCCCAGCACAAAGGCTGCATCAATCACTGGATAGAAGCTCATTCATATACTTCTTACCATACTGCATTAAAATCAACTTCTGATTGCTATAAATCAAGCAGACTGTATTACAAAATTTTTACTGGCCAAACAAGGTACTAGTCCAATGCTCTGTGTATACTCTTTCTCACCTTGAAATCAGAACCTTAGAAGCATCCTTAACCCCTAATTCCTTTGCAATAACATCCAGGTAATAATTGCCAGAAGAGGCATTAAGTATCACAGGTTCCACAGTCTTCTCTGCTGAAGATGGAACACGTATTGCTTCAAATGAAATGCTCTCTGGGAAATTAGGTTCATTCTTTGGTAAAGATTGTATAATCTCAGGAGGGTGTGGAGTTAGCCTCTTCAATGACCGCTTCTCTTCAGAGAACAAGAGGGAATCTTCTAATCTCTTTGCAGCTTCAACAATAAGGGACATCACCAACGAGGGATTTGATTCCATTTCAGatgatatatatttacataagcTATTGATCTTTGCATCAAACGTGGCAATAGCTACCAGAGGAATAAACCCATTGAGGTGACCTTCTCTCGCCAACGCTGCTCTGAAGTGACCACTAAGTGGGTGAATTGCAGGCAGGAACTTTAATCAACAaccggaaatgaaaaaaatgaacagTAAAATTAACATCAGTTAGGTAGTTCATTAGCTGCAGAAAAGTTGCATTTATGAACTACATCCTATTAGTCAAACCGTTCACATCATTTAAACCTACTCACACAGATAAGTCAGTAATCCTATTAATGAAAATGCaacagaaaaaaattaataaacctTTATGAGCATTAGATATTTCACAAACTCTAGCATGCATAACATGTCATTTATCCTTGTTGAAACAATGCTAATAAAACATAGTAGATTATTAGAAACCAGCTTCCCAGACAAGTTCCAATAATTTCATCAGATACTTTCTTATGCTgataaacatgtatataagtcaaAGTTCTCACTCGATCTCTCCATGGCTAGTCAAACTATGTAATATTTCAGCTGACTCCTCAAAAAAAATTGCATCACCACATTTTACACGAATAGAGTTGCATACCTCAATTGAAAACAAATATGATAGTCGACCAACCAATTCATCCCATGCTTGCTCCACAGTGAGATTAACTTCTTTAGGCTGGATACCTAGCTGCAGATAAACAACAACC
This window of the Solanum pennellii chromosome 2, SPENNV200 genome carries:
- the LOC107011777 gene encoding small RNA 2'-O-methyltransferase; this translates as MENGKVPASGPKKLPFTPKAIIHQKFGTKACYTVEEVQEVVQNGCPGLVIPQRGPCLYRCSLQLPEFSVVSEAFRRKKDAEQSAAEKAIQQLGIQPKEVNLTVEQAWDELVGRLSYLFSIEFLPAIHPLSGHFRAALAREGHLNGFIPLVAIATFDAKINSLCKYISSEMESNPSLVMSLIVEAAKRLEDSLLFSEEKRSLKRLTPHPPEIIQSLPKNEPNFPESISFEAIRVPSSAEKTVEPVILNASSGNYYLDVIAKELGVKDASKVLISRTIGKASSETRLYFCAPESTTIGSSSELYMKQASSFKGYVNTIATYLSGQEICGDAILASVGYTWKSTDLFYEDLSLRAYYRILANKIPSGIYKLSREAILAAELPTAFTTRSNWRGSFPRDILCTFCRQHRLSEPVFSSDSIEPLPDLPGRKRLRDTSSGENETNEGGLAATAVAQEGCNLVYRCTVKIYSKCQELILLCSPKESYKKQIDAMHSTALKVLSWLDRFLDKVDMSAEEITSSAKGFDILIYPQQLVKEFTLCQTLPKYQWGSATVAGNFVCPSYSNVQNNTLEEELSSGTTPSSGSLVCVTYKIYLATERECIMEHLEGSEEFEFEIGSGAVSPVLEAVVTQMSVDQSACFIMELPAKEIVLAVAHDSANIISLLSSGTCLMKCEVTLLRVTVPLEDRMEQALFSPPLSKQRVEYAVQQIRESCAASLVDFGCGSGSLLESLLAYRTSLEKIAGVDISQRALARAAKILNSKLNGNIEAEQPINSIKSAILYDGSILSCDSRLCGYDIATCLEVIEHMEEHDACLFGDIVLRSFCPQILIVSTPNYEYNVILQKSTPQYHDDDPDEKSQQQLCKFRNHDHKFEWTRQQFCEWASELALRHNYAVEFSGVGGEANEEPGFASQIAVFRRNDSSPVNADFPEHYDVIWEWSSNNK